ATGAATGTGTGTGAGTTTCCAGGACACAGCAGTTGTCATTCAATGTTGTTGTGGCCCCACAGTGTATGCCCAGGATGATGGCCTATGGAGAGAGATTGGGGGGCCCGGCTGTCTCCCCACTCCCAGTCCGTGGGGGGCGCGTGATGCATGGGGCAGCCTTTGCATAcgtgcccagcccccaaggtgagTGCTGCTCCAACCCCAGGACTCTGATTGCCCACATCCCTGGCGAGGCCTCCACCCCTGCTATGCCCAGGACCTGGGACCTCTGGGGACTCCTGACTAGCCTCCCTCTCCAGTTCTGCACAGGATCCCAGGGACCTCTGCCTATGCCTTCCCCAGCCTGGGCCCCATGGCTCTTACCGAGCACAGCTGCCCCTACGGGGAGGTTCTGGAGCACCATGACCCATTGCCTGCCAAGTTGGCCCTGGAGGAGGAACAGAAGCCAGGTGGGCCTGGACGGGTGGGGAAGAGAGTGGTGGGGGTGTCAGCAGTGGCTGCCACAGTCCCTGGCCACGGCGCTCATGGCTGGCCAtccccagagcccaggctggccCAGAGGCTGCACAGGGCTGGCGTGACACTCTTCAAGGTGCCACTGATGCTCACCTTCCTCTACCTCTTCGTCTGCTCCCTGGATGTACTCAGCTCCGCCTTCCAGCTGGCTGGAGGtaggctggtggggagggggccaggGAAGGGTTCTGGTGAGGCCTTGGACAATGCTGGCTCATGCTCCCCAGGAAAGGTGGCTGGTGACATCTTCAAGGACAATGCCATCCTGTCCAACCCAGTGGCGGGGCTGGTGGTAGGGATCCTGGTGACCGTACTGGTGCAGAGCTCCAGCACGTCCACATCCATCATTGTCAGCATGGTTTCCTCTGGCTGTGAGTTGACCCACTAGGGCCAGGGAAagagtgggtgggggctgggtatGCTAGACAGGGGCGGGGTGGTGTATCAGGGCTGGGGAATCAGAGGGCAATAGTGGTGAGAGGGGCTATAAGCAAAGGGCTATGGAATGTGCccacatgtacatacatgtacAGCATGTTCAGGGCTGGCAGCAACATAGCAGGAATGCCCGATAGTGGCTGGGACATGGGTAGTGGGTCCGCTGGGAGGTGTTGTTGGGGACAGGAGCTGGGTGTCTCCCACACAATTAAGAGGTTCCCTCTTCTACCAGTGCTAGAGGTGAGCTCTGCCATCCCCATCATCATGGGCTCCAACATCGGCACCTCTGTCACCAACACCATTGTGGCTCTGATGCAGGCAGGGGACAGGACTGACTTCCGGCGGTGAGGGGGTGGTGTGGTGAGGGGCCTGTGCTTGTTGGGGGGAGGGTGGTCCCAGATGCCAGGAGCCCCCAGCATGGGCACACCCTGGCTCTGGTCTATCCTGCAATGtggcctccctgcccagggcctttGCAGGGGCCACGGTACATGACTGCTTTAACTGGCTGTCAGTTCTGGTCCTGCTGCCCCTGGAGGCTGCCACCGGGTACCTGCACCATGTCACTCAACTGGTGGTTGCCTCCTTCAACATCCATGGTGGCCGAGATGCCCCTGACCTGCTCAAGATCATCACAGAGCCCTTCACTAAGCTCATCATCCAGGTGGAGGCAGGGCCAgcatggggtgggggcggggggataGTAAGGGCTCCTCTCTCACTCCCCCACCCACATCTTGCCCACAGCTGGACAAGTCCGTGATCACCAGCATTGCTACTGGTGACGAATCCCTGAGAAACCACAGTCTTATCCGGATCTGGTGCCGCCCAGATCCCATGGAGGTGAGTCCCACGTCTGGCCCCAGGTAAGTGAACTCTCTCCAGACAGCTATGAGTATCATCACCAACTCAAAATGCTCCAGAGAGCCTTAGAGCTCATTTAGCCTAGAGAGGGCAAATATGTGGCACTTCTACTGTGATACTGTGCCCACCCCTCCCAGTTACCCGGCTTTAGGCAACCGTTACCAATCAATTAAAGGTGGCATGTAATCCATCTAgcccagtgcttctcaaagtgtgggccAGCAGGACTTGTGCCACCTGGGATTAGAGAGGCAAAGTATTCGGCCCCTCCCtagacctactaaatcagaaaaAACCCAGGAAGTGGGACCCAGCAGCCTGGTTTCAACAAGCCCTCTAAGTCTGCTACACACCCAAGTTTGAGAACAACTGATCTGGCTCAACCCTCTGGCTTCAGAGGTAGAGAAATAGACTCTGAGAGGCTAAGAAACTTGCTAGAGCTTGTCCTGCTGTTTCAGAGCCAAGTGCAGGCTGgggctctcccctccccactgggGTGCCAGGAGCATTAGTGACTCAGCAACTCCATTTTGGAAGCCTGAGTGAtgtggggaagggggcagggagagaatTATTAGGATGCCCAGGAAAGTGGGACAAACAAGAAACAGGCCCAGGAGCAGGACAGGCAGGCCACACGAGACCGTACTGGCGACACACATCTGCCTGTGCTGACACTGGGACTCCTTCCCCTGGAGACTGCCCCAGGCATGCGGGCCCTGTCCTGTACTGTTTCTGCTGCCAAGAATGAATATCTGGATCAGCTGGACTGGCCATTGCACCAGGCTAATAAGGAAGCAGGCAATTAGCACACTTTCTCACTCAGCCATGAAAGGAAAGTGCTTCATCAAAACTATGATCTGCAGTATCTGCTCCTCCTTAATAATTACATACAAGAAGTAACTCCATTTAGAACAAGACATAAGGAAACCCAAGGCTCAAGGCACAGCACATCTTGTCCCTCACTTCCTTTCTACTTGCTACTTGATGTCACCAGACCTTCATCCCAGTGTGAACAGAGAACATCCTTTCAACCTGCCCTACAAGGTTCTTGCGCCCCAGAGTGGCACACAGCTCTGGTTCAGCTCTTCTGAGTGTTCAAGGCAGTTCGACATCAAAAAGCCCCTGCAGGAGGCTTTTATGCTGGCTTTGTGACCTCCCTAACGCACCTCCGCCTTCTCATGAGCTCCCTGTGCACTCTCCCAGCCCTCTGAATCACCAAGTCCTCTCTACTTCATAGAAAAACctgaagagagagaaatcacACACTTTTGATCTTCACAAAATACAAACCATGGAAGGGAGGTCCTCAGCTGCTTTGAAATCCCGGTGTCCACCTGTAACTGCATTCAGCAGGTCTCCCCTTGCAGCGTGTACCCCCAAACGCCACCCTCCCTGATGGAATCCTCACACAATGCTGGTGAGGTGGACATGAGTATCCTGTTTGCCACAAATGGAACCTGAGGCTCACTGATCTGAAGGAATGCACTCAAGTTCACTTGGCTAGCACTGTCCTCAATGCTCCCGCTGCCGCTTGCCGGAGCACTGGTTTCTTGTCCCAGCTTTCCTAGGAGATGCTTTCCTTAAGAGAAGTGTCCGGATTGGGTTTTCTGGCTCAGAGAGTAgctggttgggggtgggggggatctGAGTTCCCTGTTCCCACCCTCTCTGGTCAGTCCCCATGGAATGAGctcacacagacacatgctcGCTGTTATGGTGGCTTCTCCTACACCAAAGACTCATTTTTCCTTCGACCACCAAGCCTTCCTGTGTTCCCCTCCAAACTGTCTTTGTGGCTTCCAGCTTTCACCAAGCTGGACTGGACCTTGCCCAAACTAGTCTCCAAGGAACCACGTCACCAAGGAGAGTATTGGATGTCTGAGGTTTTCCAGACGGTGAAAGAAAAACCAGAGGCAGCTTAGTGTTCCAATACCTCTTGATGCTCCAGGGGTCTGTCCTCGGAATTACTTTTTCATGTGGTCACACTGTGGACTGTCAACCATTCTTGCTTGGTTTAAGCAAGCATCTTTTGAGGACTCGCCATGGGGGAAGCAGGATTgttacagacgaggaaactgaagctcagagaagcttGTCCAAAGTCCATGCCACTGAGGTAGGATGAAAATCCTGGTGAAATCTGGAGCCTGTGTTCCTGATCCTTGTCTCACTGCCTCTTCCAGACGTCACTTTGCTGTCCCATCATATGTGTCCATTCCCCACTGCCCATCAGGCCTGAATACCACGGGGTGACCACAGCCGCTTGGGGACTGCTCCAGGGGTAGCAGGCGCTGCTCTAAGAAGGGGTTCTTCTTTCTGCCACCAGTCGGCGCTGCTGGCATGGTGATCCCCTCCTGCTTCCAGAAAAACTAAGACCCTAGAGTCCCCTGGAGCGGATAACGTGCAGGCCCACATCCTGTGCGGTTTCTCCCCAGGGGAAGGATTCTTGCAGTCCAACATTCCTCTATGAGTTTAATCATCTCCTTCAGTTCCCAGAGGTGTGTCCTTAATTTGAGGTGTCACTGCAGGCACTTAAATCCCAATTACCTCTTCCAAGATTCCCCCCAACTAGCCCCTAGGGTGAGGTAGACCGCAGTATGGACCTCATGCTGCAGAGGAAGAAgctgaggaccagagaggttaagtgtttGACCCAGTGTGACACAGAGGGAAGTGGCTCAGCTGGGGTTTGAGTCCAGAGGTGCCTGAGGCTCTTTTGTTGTGCTCTCCTCAGAGTTCACCACCCCCATCACACCTCAAGGCCCAGCGAAAATGGGCATATCCTGGGGGTATGCCCCAGATCTTGGGCCTCCAAGCTCGTTATTGAGGGTGGAGCTTCTATCTTCTCCTCCTTGGCAAGGAAGTTTCAGGACCTGGCTTCCCCTCTCAGTACCCACTCCCAACCTGGCTTTGCAGTTCACCCCCTCTCCACCTTACCCTGATGTCTCTACACTACTCTCCTGCACTTTACAGCCTCTGGGGTTCTCCTGTGAGCTCAGCCAGGCCCAAACAACGTCAGACAGGAAGGTCAAGTTTCTAAAACCTAGAGGTCTTAGCCCTCAGCCTTGACCTGACCTGACACTGCCAGTCCTGAGTACATCCTCAGCAAGCTCCTATCTTCCTCCAGCCACCCCAGGGTCCCAAGATCTCTCCCCCAAGAGACCCCTGGACCCAGCCCAGGGTAGGTCAGTAGGGCACAGTAGGCTGGTCAGGTACCCATATCAGGGGTCATCTGCCCCCCAGGGCTCCAGGCTAGGGAACCCCCAAGAAGGTTCACCAAGGGCCTCGCCAGCTGGGCCAGAATCCTCAAGCACATGTGCAGGAGCCATCGATCCTGACCTAGGAAACcagtctcacacacacatacccttccCACCAAGTGATTTTGCATGGGCTCAGGGAAGGAGGGGATCTAATCCTTATCGGGAGGCAGAATTTACTGACAGCTTAGCATGAATTAAGCCTGAGGTGAGCACTTCGCACACATTTTTGTCCTGTAACATTTATAACAGCTCTTTCATTatcctgcttttaagaaaacaggctcagagaggttgtatgacttgcccaaggtagTTGGTATAAGAGGGAGAATTTGAACTCAGATCTGCCTGACAGCAAACATCTGGTTCTCTTCCTCACACCTGAGGGAAAGTTACCTCCGCTTTCCCAGCCTGCTTTTCCAATAGAACCCATCAGAGACTACTTCCTCCTGGTTTCTTGGCCTGCAATTCTGGCCCAGGCTTGAAGCTGCCCCAAGGCCCTGGTGTGGCCAGCTGGAGGCACACGCCACTAAAATAAACCCTGATTTAAATTAAAGCCAGGCGCCATAGTTTTTATCTctatcatacatttttttaatcacaCCATTTGGAATAAATTCTAAAGGAGCTGTAACATCAAAGTGCCAGTACCCCACCTGAGCCCATGTCCTCAGCACCAAGGGAGCTCtgaggggtgtgggaggcagaGCTCCCTGGGGAAGGGGACCAGGGCTCATATCAGCTCCCAGAGGCAGAATGTGGTGAACAGGAAAAAGTTGGAGCTCCTGCATTTTGTCTGGGGCCCTAGGGTTCCGTTCCTCCTTTATGAGATGACTTCTCCCCAACTAAGCCTAGGCCACTTTCTCCTTCCACTGCTAGGACCCTGGGGGAAAGGTAAGGTGCCCCAGGTTGCATTGAGAAAAATTAACTCCTCAATCCAATGAGGCTACAGATTAGTGGTCCCAGAGCAGACTGGCCTTGGCAAAATTATAAAGTATATCTTAAAGTGGTCGCCAACATTTACACATTGGGAAATTTCAATCAAAAATTTCAAGAATTGTGGTTTCTTGTGTAGAATTGGGCCATTTGGCCATGCTGGGCCGTGTCCTTGGATGGTGACCTGTGGCTCGGTGCTGAGTAGCCCCTGCCTCTACAAGCCTAGCACACAGTCTCTCCACCTCTGTCCTCAACCTGAGCCCCTTAGTTAGGctgcctgcctggccctgggcacTCTGAACtgcactgggggaggggagatgtGGGGCCTGGATTTCTGCCCCAGGGGTGTCTCCCACCCCCTCAGACTGACCCTGAACTCCTCCACATCAGGAGTTGAGTGAGAGAAAGATGGAGCCTGGGCTAATGGGGAGAGGATCTGGGCAAGTGGGGGCCACCATGAGAAGCACTGGTAATAAAAGTTGAGGAAGGAAGAGAATTTAGAAGGAGGCTGCTGGCATGCAATGCCAAGGAGaggcagaagaaaatgagaacaagaaGCCAGATCAGGAGGCTCTGCGGGCCCCACGGAGAGCCAGATCGGTGGAGCAATGGATCAGAATATTTGGAGGGCTGACCATGTCCAGATTCTCCTGCCGCAGGTATTTTCACCCCTACCTCTTCAGCAGAGgagacaggctcagagagggcaatcAAATTGACCAAGGGCATGTAGCCAAGAGGTTCCCCTCTACTCCCTACACCCCATGTCTCCCTAACCCCCATCTTAGGCCCAACCCCAGGCTGCATTTTCCTCAATTCTCTAAGTCACTTTCCTCTTATCTAGGCTGCCACCCCCATGCCCAGGGCAGAGGCCAACACCAGCTGGATCCTTGGAAATGTCACTATGGAGAAATGTGAGAGCTACAGCATGGGAGATGCCTGGCATGGCAAGAGCAAAGCCTGGCAGAGGCAgtcagggctgctccccagctagGCCACTGCTCTTCCAGCCCCAGGAAGGACAGCTGCCAACCAGGCCAGCTCCTGGGCTGGGGCCAGGCCGTGCAGTTGAGGCTGAAGAAGTCTGAAGTGGGGGCTTAGGTTCTGATCCCAAGGGGATGGCAAAGATGGTGGACTGGGAACTGGTTGTGGGGAGATCAGCTCTCAGCAGCTTGACACCCTTGCTCCCCTGCTCCCCTGTAGGTAACCACATCTTTGTGGACACAGGGCTGCCTGACCTGGCCGTGGGGCTCATCCTTCTGGCTGGCTCCCTGGTGCTGCTATGTACCTGCCTCATCCTCCTCGTCAAGATGCTCAACTCTCTGCTCAAGGGCCAGGTGGCTAAGGTCATTCAGAAGGTCATCAACACTGGTGAGCCCTGAGCTGTGGGTGGGCTGCCCCCAGGATGGGTCCTTCCAGATCTCACTAAGTCCTGCCACTTCCCTGCCCTGTAATCTGGGTAAAGCCCTatcatctctgagcctcagtttcccatgtgAGCAAAGAAGTTTGGAATGGGTGATTTCTGAGGCCCCTGAGGTAGTAACACCTAGGGATCTGTGGCTTCTTCTGGCTGCTGTTCCAGTCTAGCATGTGACTTTAGAGATTCTCAGACACCTTCGTTTGATTCAATCAACAAGTAGTCATTAAGCTTCTACTGTGTGCGGAGCATGGTGTAGTGCTAGGGATACACAGATGAGCCATGCAGAGATAGATCCTTCTTTCAGGAGGCTCACAGCCCAGAGGGGAAGAtggacaatgaaaaataaattattaaaatgggaTAAATCCAgataaaaggagagagagaacagaactGCCAAGGAGAAAGCAAAAATGACAGAGTGGGAAGTGGCTGCTTTTAATGGGCCATCATGGCCTCTgtgaggaggtgatatttgagcagagacctaaaTGAATAGTCAGACATGGCTAAGGAGTGTTCCTGGTGGCcggaagagcaagtgcaaagtaTCCAGGGTAGAAACCAGCTGAGCAGGTTTATACGGAAAGGTGGCAATATGTGATGGGAGCTCCGTGAGCAAGGCAGGGTGAAGCCAGGAAGGTAACAGATGAAGCACATCACAAGGGCCCTGCAGCCTGTGTTCAGAGCCTggactttaaggataatgggagTACTCGGGGATTTGGGGGCAAGGGAGTCGCACcatctgattttcattttgagcTTCCTTCTAAGGTTTTAGGACACTGCTTGGCACTGGCAGAGACCACATGTCAAATGCTAGACTGAGGTGCATCCCATAGGAGCACAGAGAAGAGGGAGTGACAGAGTCTGCCCAAGGGCTGtgggggtcagggagggcttTCCAGCAGTGGCGATATCTGCGCTGAGCCCCAAGGATTAACATTTAGGAGTAAGAAGGATATCCAGACAGAGAGAACAGCCTGAGTAAGTGTGATGGAATCGAGCTGAGAAGGGCCTTTTAATCCAAGATCAAAGTGGGCAGGTAGAAGCCACTGCAGCTGAGCAGGGTACTGACTTTCCCCACACAGCAGCTGGTGTACACTACCTCCTCTTAAAGTCCTTGCTTCTCTCCCAGTGCTCTCCCACTGACCCTGCTGGAATGGGGGTTTCCTTGCAGACTTCCCTGCCCCTTTCACCTGGGCCACAGGCTACTTCGCCATGGTGGTGGGTGCCGGCATGACCTTTATTGTCCAGAGCAGTTCTGTGTTCACCTCAGCTATCACCCCTCTCATTGGTGAGTGATCGTGCCAACGCACGGTGGGGTGAAGCTGGCAGGAAAGACTgcaggagggagctggggagaCCATGTCCTGTCTGCCCCCCAGGCCTGGGTGTGATCAGCATCGAGCGGGCCTACCCCCTCACACTGGGCTCCAACATTGGCACCACCACCACGGCCATCCTGGCTGCACTGGCCAGCCCAAGGGAGAAGCTGTCCAGTGCGTTCCAGGTATGCCTATGAGAGTGTCCTGCCAGAGGCAGGACTGGGCTGCGACCGGGCCGTGGCCCCTGACCCGGCTGGGACAAAATGCAGTGAATAGTTTTAGACTGCCTACTAGGGGCCATCCACTACACCAAGCTCTGTGGAAATGAAATGGGCAAAGCAAACCTGGTGCCTTCCCCAAGACCGTAGCATCTaacaggcagagagagataatcACACCAATAAACAGCAGAGAGTGGGACTGGCACTCTGAGGAAGTGGTGCTGGCCCAGTATGCGGGATCAGAGATGAGTAGGGGGACAGATGGTAAAGGGGCTGCTGCTCTAGGAGCGAAGGAGTAATGGCgagccaggggctggggccagAACGCAGACCAATCaggagctgctgagccagaaaaatgaatatgaattTTTTAGTGCTGGATTTGGGCAGCATATATTGGGGAATTCCTGAGGGAGGGAGAAACCTGGAGAGTTCAAGGCAGCAGTTACTCACCAACTGATTCAGAAGTATTTCAATATTTAACTGGGAGCAGGTCAGCACCAAGTGGTGACTTTCCTGCTGCCCAGACCAGGCTGGGCCCCGATTATCTATCCTCAGCAGCCTGACCCAAGAGCTGGGGCCCATGCCCACCTTGGCTCCTCTGCCCTGCAGATCGCTCTCTGCCACTTCTTCTTCAACATCTCGGGCATCCTGCTGTGGTACCCAGTGCCGTGCACTCGCCTGCCTGTCCGCATGGCCAAGGCCCTGGGCAAGCGCACGGCCAAGTACCGCTGGTTTGCTGTCCTCTATCTGCTCCTGTGCTTCCTGCTTCTGCCCTCGCTGGTGTTTGGCATCTCCATGGCAGGCTGGCAGGCCATGGTAGGGGTGGGCACACCATTTGGGGCCCTGCTGGCCTTCGTGGTGCTCGTCAGCATCCTGCAGAGTCGCAGCCCTGGGCGCCTGCCCAAGTGGCTACAGACATGGGACTTCCTGCCCCTCTGGATGCactccctgcagcccctggaCCACCTCATCACCCGTGCCACTTTGTGCTGTGCCAGGCCTGAGCCCCGCTCACCCCCTCTGCCAACCAGGGTCTTCCTGGAGGAGCTGCCCCCTGCCACGCCCTCCCCCCGGCTGGCATTGCCTGCTCGCCTCAATGCCACTCACCTCTAGCCTGTGCCCAGACTGCCACCTGGGGCAGAGAAGGGCCTACACCTGGTGCCCAGGATAGATGGGCAGAGGAGTGTGTCTGTGCACTCTGGGCATGCGCCTGTCATTGTGCAGGTCCTCAGAAGCCTGGGCTTGTATGTCTGAGAGTCGGGGTGTGTACATGTGAGGACATGTTCGGGTGAGTCCATGTGTCAGCCTGTATGTGTGTACTGATGCCCCTGTGGGGGACTGTGTGCAGGCTGCGGGATGCCTGAGTATGATTTCGAGTCCTTTGCACATGTGCTGGGAGACTGGGCTTGTGTCTTTGTGTACACAGAACTCCAACTGGGCTGGTCTAGAGTAAGGGTGGGTCTGACTAAGTGACTTGCAGCTGTTTGCTTGTGTATAGATGTGGATGTGAGTCACTGGCTGAAttctcacccccctccctgccACCTTCTTTCCTCCATGATACCATTCTCATCATTCACACCCAGATTTTCTACACCACCACTACAATCCTATTCCCCAACACTGCCTGATGAAAAGGAATTAAACTCTCATTATGCATTTGCAAATCTGTTTGCTCTCCATCTAGGGAGGCAGGAGAGACCATAACTTGGGGTTCAGCAGCACTATCTCCTGCAAGATCACCCAAACAATCCACCTTGCCCTGCTTTAATGAGTTCAATCCCTGATTCAGACTCCCTGGAAGCTAGCCCCTGGGGACTGGGGCCACCCCCAAGCTAAGTTGCAAGGAGGGCTCTCTGCACCTCCATCCCCAGACCTCAACAGGCTGACCTGTgatctctccctgcctctggactcaCCTCACTTCctcactctctccctctttctgggATACGATCAGTGCTCCAGAAAATAAGTGACAGGTGGGGACTTGTGGGTGACACTAGGGCAGGGAATGGGGACAGGGAGGGTAGAAATGAATAAGAGAGGTCATGTCCTGGATGACTAGCCACCCTCCTCCCACTTTTGTCCTCTACCTTTGGACAATAACCAGGCCTCATTTAAACCCACCTAAACTTTCAATTCCTCCTCCCCATAGGGTCCCTGGAGCTGAGGCCTGCAGGGTGAGGGTCAAGGGGTGGGGGATGCCAAAGTTCCTCCCTCTAGTTCAGGGAGTTCTCTGTGACCTTTGGGCCCCAAGGGGGCAGGAAGGCTCTAGGGCCCCAGCCTGGTTGAGATGGTCTTGGACATGTGTCCCCCTACCATCCCCTCTGAGATATGCTGGTGGAGATACATGGGCCTGAGAGCCCCAGAGAGGCTCTCCAAGCTACCAGCCCCACTCCACCTGCTTACCACCCTTGCTGGTGCTTCCTCATGCCAACTGGAGTGGGTGAAAAAGAACCAACCTCCCGCCTGACTCCCTGATGCCACAGATCCTAGCTCCTGTGTGTCTGGGGAGGGGTGTAAAAGGGTAGGAAGGGGTTCCCTTTACAGTTGGTTCTGCACAGAACTGTGCAAAATTTTTTGAGAAAGTGTGTTAAGGCCTGAGCTAGAGAGTTTGAGAAGGCCACTCCCTGGGACTCTTCCTCAGCTGCAGTGTCCTTAGGACACTGAGAAGGTGCCTAGACCCATTGACTACGGCCTGGCGAGTCAGGCCAGAGGCCTCTGCAAGGCACACATGGATGGGAGGGCCAGGTGTAGGGCACAGGAGGCTGGGATGTGTCTGTATCCTAGCCTTACCATATAACCCTTCTGCAAGAATCTTAAGGTAaaccagtttcctcatctgcaactCCCTCCACACAGCCCTAAGATGAGCCGGTCAAACCCAGGTACAGAGTTTATTTTGGccctgccccaggcagcctggctgtcctGCTATGTGCCCTGCATGCATAGCCCGTGGATAAGCTTGTGCACAGTCTTGTTGAGGATGCCCCCATGCACACCCTGTCGGCCCATGAGCACAAGCAGCACACGTGGCGTGTGGCCCACGCAGACTGCACGCCTGTCCAGCCCCTTGGTGTGCGCGTCCAGCACTCCGTCGCCCTCCAACAGCAAGTGATCGCGGATGACGCAGCAGCGGCGACCTGCCACGCTCAGGCCCGTCTGCAGAAAGGTGCGCCTGTCAGGCCCTGTGAGCACACCCACCTCCTGAGGTGAGATAGCCGCCAGCAGGCCCCCAGGTCGTGACGCCCACACGCAGCGACTGTCCGAGTGGCACACGATGGCCACGTCATCTATACGCTGGTCCCGCAGCACCGCACTGATGTAGCCTTTCCAGTCACCCATCGCGACTCAGAGTGTGATGTATATGGGGGCGGGATTGTGACTTGAGGCATGGTGATGTCACAGAGAGACTATCTACACTGGAGAATGTGGTTGGGGGGAAGGGAGTAGCTCTAGGAGAACTAGTGAAGTCTACAGTTAGTCTGAAGGAGGAAATTGCATAAGAGTCTGGATAACCTTCAAAAACCAACTTAAATGGCTCATCAAGCACAGTATGAAtgggtttaaaacaaaaaactgccCTGTGTGGACAGCTAGACCTCTTGCCTGGTAACCATCCAATCCCCAGGATGTGGGTCTCAGATGAGCATCAAAACCTGGAAAGCTGTtaaacagattgctgggccccaacTCAGTTTCTGATTAAGTAGTATGGGATGTAGCCACAGaatatgcatttctaacaagatcTTTGGGGATGCTGATGGTCCAAGAGCCACACTTTGAAACCCACTCCCCTAGTGCCCTGtcggggtgagggtgggggtggggtgagagtCTTCCACATGGCCAGCCGTAAGGGTCTATACCACTGTTTTAATGTTAAGCATTTCTAACCATGGTTCTCAACCTCGGCTGCACATGAAATCGCCTGgggcattttaaaaacatactattACCCATGTCCCATCCCTAGAGATATTGATTTAATTGACCTGAGGTGAGTCTTGGGCATAAATTCaaaaagcttcccaggtgattctgatgtacagTTGAGATTGAGAACAGCTGCTCTATAAACTTAAAATGTTAAGTTTCATAGGAAGAATAATATGTGGTGTTACCTTGCAGAGGGCTTGGTACACACTACAGCTCAGTAAATGTAAGAATGGACATGAATCTAAATAAATCTTGCTTAAGATTTCTATAGATCATGTTCTGAGGGATGTAGAGAAGTACACAGTTTGCTGTCTTGGCATTTCCAGTGAGACCACTGTAGAACTATGCCTCTCAAGCATTTTCAAAAGACactttattgagtgcctattccATGCCTTGCCCTGGGCTCATGGTAATGGAGGAATGCAACACTGCCCTTGCAGTTCACAATCATTCCCCAGTCACCCTCCCATTCCAGAATCGCCCAGGGGGGGA
This genomic interval from Manis javanica isolate MJ-LG chromosome 1, MJ_LKY, whole genome shotgun sequence contains the following:
- the SLC34A1 gene encoding sodium-dependent phosphate transport protein 2A isoform X2, which translates into the protein MPRMMAYGERLGGPAVSPLPVRGGRVMHGAAFAYVPSPQVLHRIPGTSAYAFPSLGPMALTEHSCPYGEVLEHHDPLPAKLALEEEQKPEPRLAQRLHRAGVTLFKVPLMLTFLYLFVCSLDVLSSAFQLAGGKVAGDIFKDNAILSNPVAGLVVGILVTVLVQSSSTSTSIIVSMVSSGLLEVSSAIPIIMGSNIGTSVTNTIVALMQAGDRTDFRRAFAGATVHDCFNWLSVLVLLPLEAATGYLHHVTQLVVASFNIHGGRDAPDLLKIITEPFTKLIIQLDKSVITSIATGDESLRNHSLIRIWCRPDPMEAATPMPRAEANTSWILGNVTMEKCNHIFVDTGLPDLAVGLILLAGSLVLLCTCLILLVKMLNSLLKGQVAKVIQKVINTGLGVISIERAYPLTLGSNIGTTTTAILAALASPREKLSSAFQIALCHFFFNISGILLWYPVPCTRLPVRMAKALGKRTAKYRWFAVLYLLLCFLLLPSLVFGISMAGWQAMVGVGTPFGALLAFVVLVSILQSRSPGRLPKWLQTWDFLPLWMHSLQPLDHLITRATLCCARPEPRSPPLPTRVFLEELPPATPSPRLALPARLNATHL
- the SLC34A1 gene encoding sodium-dependent phosphate transport protein 2A isoform X1, giving the protein MPRMMAYGERLGGPAVSPLPVRGGRVMHGAAFAYVPSPQVLHRIPGTSAYAFPSLGPMALTEHSCPYGEVLEHHDPLPAKLALEEEQKPEPRLAQRLHRAGVTLFKVPLMLTFLYLFVCSLDVLSSAFQLAGGKVAGDIFKDNAILSNPVAGLVVGILVTVLVQSSSTSTSIIVSMVSSGLLEVSSAIPIIMGSNIGTSVTNTIVALMQAGDRTDFRRAFAGATVHDCFNWLSVLVLLPLEAATGYLHHVTQLVVASFNIHGGRDAPDLLKIITEPFTKLIIQLDKSVITSIATGDESLRNHSLIRIWCRPDPMEAATPMPRAEANTSWILGNVTMEKCNHIFVDTGLPDLAVGLILLAGSLVLLCTCLILLVKMLNSLLKGQVAKVIQKVINTDFPAPFTWATGYFAMVVGAGMTFIVQSSSVFTSAITPLIGLGVISIERAYPLTLGSNIGTTTTAILAALASPREKLSSAFQIALCHFFFNISGILLWYPVPCTRLPVRMAKALGKRTAKYRWFAVLYLLLCFLLLPSLVFGISMAGWQAMVGVGTPFGALLAFVVLVSILQSRSPGRLPKWLQTWDFLPLWMHSLQPLDHLITRATLCCARPEPRSPPLPTRVFLEELPPATPSPRLALPARLNATHL
- the SLC34A1 gene encoding sodium-dependent phosphate transport protein 2A isoform X4, coding for MPRMMAYGERLGGPAVSPLPVRGGRVMHGAAFAYVPSPQVLHRIPGTSAYAFPSLGPMALTEHSCPYGEVLEHHDPLPAKLALEEEQKPEPRLAQRLHRAGVTLFKVPLMLTFLYLFVCSLDVLSSAFQLAGGKVAGDIFKDNAILSNPVAGLVVGILVTVLVQSSSTSTSIIVSMVSSGLLEVSSAIPIIMGSNIGTSVTNTIVALMQAGDRTDFRRAFAGATVHDCFNWLSVLVLLPLEAATGYLHHVTQLVVASFNIHGGRDAPDLLKIITEPFTKLIIQLDKSVITSIATGDESLRNHSLIRIWCRPDPMEAATPMPRAEANTSWILGNVTMEKCNHIFVDTGLPDLAVGLILLAGSLVLLCTCLILLVKMLNSLLKGQVAKVIQKVINTDFPAPFTWATGYFAMVVGAGMTFIVQSSSVFTSAITPLIGLGVISIERAYPLTLGSNIGTTTTAILAALASPREKLSSAFQTRLGPDYLSSAA
- the SLC34A1 gene encoding sodium-dependent phosphate transport protein 2A isoform X3 — encoded protein: MYSAPPSSWLEVAGDIFKDNAILSNPVAGLVVGILVTVLVQSSSTSTSIIVSMVSSGLLEVSSAIPIIMGSNIGTSVTNTIVALMQAGDRTDFRRAFAGATVHDCFNWLSVLVLLPLEAATGYLHHVTQLVVASFNIHGGRDAPDLLKIITEPFTKLIIQLDKSVITSIATGDESLRNHSLIRIWCRPDPMEAATPMPRAEANTSWILGNVTMEKCNHIFVDTGLPDLAVGLILLAGSLVLLCTCLILLVKMLNSLLKGQVAKVIQKVINTDFPAPFTWATGYFAMVVGAGMTFIVQSSSVFTSAITPLIGLGVISIERAYPLTLGSNIGTTTTAILAALASPREKLSSAFQIALCHFFFNISGILLWYPVPCTRLPVRMAKALGKRTAKYRWFAVLYLLLCFLLLPSLVFGISMAGWQAMVGVGTPFGALLAFVVLVSILQSRSPGRLPKWLQTWDFLPLWMHSLQPLDHLITRATLCCARPEPRSPPLPTRVFLEELPPATPSPRLALPARLNATHL